The following are encoded together in the Thunnus thynnus chromosome 15, fThuThy2.1, whole genome shotgun sequence genome:
- the cgnb gene encoding cingulin isoform X3: MSTLSTDRKPLVDYGVQIRFIKDLHDTGGGYPEKSKGNISATPPSSKYGVAVRVQGISGQPYVVLKDGEKGDSYGVQLNTPTPSSGPPSPYNSLPKSKEPAEFTNPYGAPINTTRSPVSPAEDEDGEIFGSPLKRPPGDGQAGTQGEEEGGTGRGGQVERSTPEPQLKATASEAEKNKDRTSNEEYNEAGLKPVKINGVGAQRVKQNGVGFTGSLGRYSGKKQSTASPLESFPEPPASTDENPAPAIDTNSLAPINKLISKFNSGTPGSTPQTRGRPGARQRLRFDERRRSRSLDARKDVQPEVSLPSPTSPTLNPYAFPLSSSSNSLASSAPASGSLGRSPASVVKVTAQEAPKPSFKSPGKFVAKDTPPAVAKKPEIPPRSFSQNKEVISAEEAQAKQIVSNSLKESPSESEGSLKRQVNSVYETTGSLKRGGSDGNQKKGNLEELQEKLRLCMKDLQQAHDELAEERMAREGAESRLRLQEDQLAELQEELRRVSENSPHSDSLETDVMTLQADLAEAAMLRQRQDDTLRQRERELTALKGALKEEVECHDREMEALREQYSQDMENLRRTMEQVTQSQEQIEEERERVNASILTLEEELDSCRDQGEQWKTQLEVTAKELDSTREENGKRFSGQMLLKSRQEKEEFEGELKDLQDSLLAMKKKMPASDDNSALAEELQRCHDDLKRARADLDKQKSELDAKSTALQALKKASGEREAELLSEISGMKEQSQKDKAKLEKALEKAKESSASSGRTAVDTNLELQEANTRLRERLARMTRLHSSVSRSADTEEVVEALEDENRSLKSQLEEAKRGSTRLSKERDELTRRLEERDLEREALRRGKSDLEEQKRLLDRALEKINKEMEMMMGDSRQSVATLQTQLDEYRERSRKDLLEAQRNNKDRLAELQRAQSNLKAQQEEVSRLKKELLVCSEERDSAQLERDLLNNRLKHLESELETEKSTYTDRTREVRGLEDKIKTLEIELDEERSSVELLNDRITRSRDQVDQLRSELMQERSARHDLEMDKSALERQVKELKSRVADMEGQTRPSAGITLLENKIQELEERLRSEEREKSSIQASQRRMERKLKELNATLDQERNQHVEQRDQLSLRVKALKRQVDESEGEVERLEGVRRKVLRDLEEQQELQEALQAKVTALENELKRKVQQTHRAALGSSALSSEDEDGFYDANITSILNESHLQTTNC, from the exons ATGAGCACCCTCTCCACTGATAGGAAGCCACTTGTGGACTATGGCGTTCAGATCCGCTTCATCAAGGATCTCCATGACACAGGCGGAGGTTATCCTGAAAAATCCAAAGGAAACATCAGTGCAACTCCTCCCTCTAGTAAATACGGGGTGGCAGTGCGGGTTCAGGGGATCTCTGGGCAGCCTTATGTGGTCCTGAAAGATGGTGAGAAAGGTGACTCGTATGGCGTTCAGCTAAACACTCCGACCCCCAGCTCAGGGCCACCCTCACCCTACAACAGCCTCCCCAAAAGCAAAGAACCAGCAGAATTCACAAACCCCTACGGCGCTCCTATAAATACAACTCGCTCCCCTGTTTCTCCAGCAGAGGATGAGGATGGGGAGATTTTCGGGAGCCCTCTTAAAAGACCCCCGGGGGACGGGCAAGCAGGAACtcaaggggaggaggagggcgggACTGGCAGAGGAGGACAGGTAGAGAGGTCAACACCTGAACCCCAACTCAAAGCAACAGCCAGTGAAGCGGAGAAAAATAAAGATCGGACTAGTAATGAGGAGTATAATGAGGCAGGATTAAAACCGGTCAAAATAAACGGTGTGGGAGCCCAAAGGGTCAAACAAAACGGCGTGGGTTTTACTGGCTCTCTGGGACGATACAGTgggaaaaaacaaagtacagcGTCGCCTTTAGAGTCGTTCCCTGAGCCTCCAGCGTCAACTGATGAAAATCCTGCCCCAGCAATCGACACCAACTCCCTGGCTCCCATCAACAAGCTCATCAGCAAGTTCAACAGCGGAACGCCGGGCAGCACCCCGCAGACCAGAGGCCGCCCGGGAGCGAGGCAGCGGCTCAGGTTTGACGAACGCAGGAGGTCCAGAAGTCTTGATGCCCGAAAAGATGTTCAGCCTGAGGTTTCCCTTCCCTCTCCTACCTCTCCGACTCTGAATCCCTACGCCTTTCCTCTGTCTTCTTCCTCTAATTCGTTGGCATCATCTGCCCCAGCGAGCGGTAGCCTGGGAAGGAGCCCTGCATCTGTTGTCAAGGTGACGGCACAAGAGGCCCCCAAGCCGAGCTTTAAGTCACCAGGGAAGTTTGTTGCCAAGGACACCCCTCCAGCTGTGGCAAAAAAGCCA GAGATACCTCCGAGGAGTTTCAGTCAAAACAAAGAGGTTATCAGTGCGGAGGAAGCTCAAGCTAAGCAAATTGTTTCCAACTCCCTCAAAGAGAG CCCCAGTGAGAGTGAGGGATCCCTCAAAAGACAGGTCAACAGTGTCTATGAGACAACTGGCAGTTTAAAG AGGGGAGGATCTGATGGGAACCAGAAAAAGGGGAACCTTGAGGAGCTCCAGGAGAAACTCAGACTCTGCATGAAAGACTTGCAACAGGCCCATGATGA gctAGCCGAGGAGCGTATGGCCAGAGAGGGGGCCGAGTCTCGTTTGCGCCTACAAGAAGATCAGCTAGCTGAACTTCAAGAGGAGCTGAGGAGGGTTTCAGAAAACTCACCTCACTCAGACTCACTGGAGACG GATGTGATGACTCTGCAGGCAGACCTGGCCGAAGCCGCCATGTTGCGTCAGCGCCAGGACGACACACTACGCCAGCGGGAGCGGGAGCTGACGGCCCTGAAGGGGGCGctgaaggaggaggtggagtgccatgacagagagatggaggctCTGAGGGAGCAGTACAGCCAGGACATGGAGAACCTGAGAAGAACCATGGAGCAGGTCACACAG tccCAGGAGCAGATCGAAGAGGAGCGGGAGAGGGTGAATGCCTCTATACTGACCCTGGAGGAAGAGCTGGACAGCTGCAGAGATCAGGGAGAGCAGTGGAAGACGCAGCTGGAAGTGACCGCGAAGGAGCTGGACAGCACCAGAGAGGA GAACGGGAAGCGCTTCAGCGGTcaaat GCTGCTGAAATCTCGTCAGGAGAAGGAGGAATTTGAGGGTGAGCTGAAGGATCTTCAGGATTCGCTGCTCgccatgaagaaaaaaatgcctGCGTCTGATGATAACAGTGCTTTAGCAGAG GAGCTTCAGCGTTGCCATGACGATCTGAAGCGGGCCCGCGCCGATCTGGACAAACAAAAGAGCGAGTTAGACGCGAAGAGCACAGCACTTCAAGCCCTGAAGAAAGCAAGTGGAGAGCGGGAGGCCGAGCTGCTGTCGGAGATCAGCGGGATGAAGGAGCAGTCGCAGAAAGACAAGGCCAAGCTGGAAAAGGCTCTCGAGAAGGCAAAGGAG TCGTCAGCTTCTTCAGGAAGGACAGCGGTGGACACCAACCTGGAGCTCCAGGAGGCAAACACTCGCCTCAGAGAGAGGCTGGCCCGCATG acGAGGCTTCACTCCAGTGTGTCCAGGAGCGCAGACACCGAGGAGGTGGTGGAAGCCCTGGAGGATGAGAACCGCTCCCTGAAGTCTCAGCTGGAGGAGGCCAAGAGAGGATCCACCCGCCTGAGCAAAGAGAGGGACGAGCTGACCCGACGCCTGGAGGAGAGGGACCTAGAGAGAGAGGCGCTACGAAGGGGCAAGAGTGACCTGGAGGAGCAGAAGAGGCTGCTGGACCGAGCTCTGGAGAAGATTAACAAAGag ATGGAGATGATGATGGGGGACTCCCGTCAGTCAGTGGCCACCCTGCAAACACAACTTGACGAGTACAGGGAGCGCTCGAGGAAGGACTTGCTGGAGGCTCAACGCAACAACAAGGACAGGCTGGCTGAGCTGCAGAGAGCTCAGAGCAACCTCAAGGCCCAGCAGGAGGAG GTTTCTCGTCTGAAGAAGGAGCTACTGGTGTGCAGCGAGGAGAGAGACAGTGCCCAGTTGGAGAGAGACCTTCTTAACAACCGTCTCAAACACTTGGAGAGCGAACTAGAAACGGAGAAGAGCACCTACACTGACCGCACCAGGGAGGTCAGGGGCCTGGAG gaTAAAATAAAGACACTGGAGATCGAGCTGGATGAGGAGAGAAGCAGCGTGGAGCTTCTGAATGACCGCATCACACGCAGCAGAGACCAG GTGGACCAGCTTCGTTCAGAGCTGATGCAGGAGCGTTCGGCGAGACATGACCTGGAGATGGACAAGAGTGCACTAGAgagacag GTGAAGGAGCTGAAGTCTCGCGTGGCGGACATGGAGGGACAGACTCGTCCCTCAGCTGGGATCACTCTGCTAGAAAACAAAATTCAGGAGTTGGAGGAGAGGCTGCGCAGTGAGGAAAG agagaaaagcagcatcCAGGCCTCTCAGAGACGAATGGAGAGGAAACTGAAGGAGCTGAACGCCACACTAGACCAGGAGAGAAACCAGCATGTTGAGCAGAGAGATCAG CTGTCTCTGCGTGTGAAGGCCTTGAAACGGCAGGTGGACGAGAGCGAGGGAGAGGTGGAGCGTCTGGAGGGGGTCCGCCGTAAGGTCCTCAGAGActtggaggagcagcaggaacTACAGGAGGCACTGCAGGCCAAAGTCACAGCGCTGGAGAATGAGCTAAA GCGGAAGGTGCAGCAAACACATCGTGCAGCCCTGGGCTCCTCAGCTTTAAGCTCTGAGGACGAGGACGGTTTCTATGACGCAAACATCACCTCCATCCTGAACGAGAGCCACCTACAGACCACCAACTGCTAG
- the cgnb gene encoding cingulin isoform X2 — MRVVARQVGRLFIFLVARFVVPPGACKQARWFRRAPILTDRIDCLYRNQEVNMSTLSTDRKPLVDYGVQIRFIKDLHDTGGGYPEKSKGNISATPPSSKYGVAVRVQGISGQPYVVLKDGEKGDSYGVQLNTPTPSSGPPSPYNSLPKSKEPAEFTNPYGAPINTTRSPVSPAEDEDGEIFGSPLKRPPGDGQAGTQGEEEGGTGRGGQVERSTPEPQLKATASEAEKNKDRTSNEEYNEAGLKPVKINGVGAQRVKQNGVGFTGSLGRYSGKKQSTASPLESFPEPPASTDENPAPAIDTNSLAPINKLISKFNSGTPGSTPQTRGRPGARQRLRFDERRRSRSLDARKDVQPEVSLPSPTSPTLNPYAFPLSSSSNSLASSAPASGSLGRSPASVVKVTAQEAPKPSFKSPGKFVAKDTPPAVAKKPEIPPRSFSQNKEVISAEEAQAKQIVSNSLKESPSESEGSLKRQVNSVYETTGSLKRGGSDGNQKKGNLEELQEKLRLCMKDLQQAHDELAEERMAREGAESRLRLQEDQLAELQEELRRVSENSPHSDSLETDVMTLQADLAEAAMLRQRQDDTLRQRERELTALKGALKEEVECHDREMEALREQYSQDMENLRRTMEQVTQSQEQIEEERERVNASILTLEEELDSCRDQGEQWKTQLEVTAKELDSTREELLKSRQEKEEFEGELKDLQDSLLAMKKKMPASDDNSALAEELQRCHDDLKRARADLDKQKSELDAKSTALQALKKASGEREAELLSEISGMKEQSQKDKAKLEKALEKAKESSASSGRTAVDTNLELQEANTRLRERLARMTRLHSSVSRSADTEEVVEALEDENRSLKSQLEEAKRGSTRLSKERDELTRRLEERDLEREALRRGKSDLEEQKRLLDRALEKINKEMEMMMGDSRQSVATLQTQLDEYRERSRKDLLEAQRNNKDRLAELQRAQSNLKAQQEEVSRLKKELLVCSEERDSAQLERDLLNNRLKHLESELETEKSTYTDRTREVRGLEDKIKTLEIELDEERSSVELLNDRITRSRDQVDQLRSELMQERSARHDLEMDKSALERQVKELKSRVADMEGQTRPSAGITLLENKIQELEERLRSEEREKSSIQASQRRMERKLKELNATLDQERNQHVEQRDQLSLRVKALKRQVDESEGEVERLEGVRRKVLRDLEEQQELQEALQAKVTALENELKRKVQQTHRAALGSSALSSEDEDGFYDANITSILNESHLQTTNC, encoded by the exons ACTGTCTGTACAGAAACCAGGAAGTCAACATGAGCACCCTCTCCACTGATAGGAAGCCACTTGTGGACTATGGCGTTCAGATCCGCTTCATCAAGGATCTCCATGACACAGGCGGAGGTTATCCTGAAAAATCCAAAGGAAACATCAGTGCAACTCCTCCCTCTAGTAAATACGGGGTGGCAGTGCGGGTTCAGGGGATCTCTGGGCAGCCTTATGTGGTCCTGAAAGATGGTGAGAAAGGTGACTCGTATGGCGTTCAGCTAAACACTCCGACCCCCAGCTCAGGGCCACCCTCACCCTACAACAGCCTCCCCAAAAGCAAAGAACCAGCAGAATTCACAAACCCCTACGGCGCTCCTATAAATACAACTCGCTCCCCTGTTTCTCCAGCAGAGGATGAGGATGGGGAGATTTTCGGGAGCCCTCTTAAAAGACCCCCGGGGGACGGGCAAGCAGGAACtcaaggggaggaggagggcgggACTGGCAGAGGAGGACAGGTAGAGAGGTCAACACCTGAACCCCAACTCAAAGCAACAGCCAGTGAAGCGGAGAAAAATAAAGATCGGACTAGTAATGAGGAGTATAATGAGGCAGGATTAAAACCGGTCAAAATAAACGGTGTGGGAGCCCAAAGGGTCAAACAAAACGGCGTGGGTTTTACTGGCTCTCTGGGACGATACAGTgggaaaaaacaaagtacagcGTCGCCTTTAGAGTCGTTCCCTGAGCCTCCAGCGTCAACTGATGAAAATCCTGCCCCAGCAATCGACACCAACTCCCTGGCTCCCATCAACAAGCTCATCAGCAAGTTCAACAGCGGAACGCCGGGCAGCACCCCGCAGACCAGAGGCCGCCCGGGAGCGAGGCAGCGGCTCAGGTTTGACGAACGCAGGAGGTCCAGAAGTCTTGATGCCCGAAAAGATGTTCAGCCTGAGGTTTCCCTTCCCTCTCCTACCTCTCCGACTCTGAATCCCTACGCCTTTCCTCTGTCTTCTTCCTCTAATTCGTTGGCATCATCTGCCCCAGCGAGCGGTAGCCTGGGAAGGAGCCCTGCATCTGTTGTCAAGGTGACGGCACAAGAGGCCCCCAAGCCGAGCTTTAAGTCACCAGGGAAGTTTGTTGCCAAGGACACCCCTCCAGCTGTGGCAAAAAAGCCA GAGATACCTCCGAGGAGTTTCAGTCAAAACAAAGAGGTTATCAGTGCGGAGGAAGCTCAAGCTAAGCAAATTGTTTCCAACTCCCTCAAAGAGAG CCCCAGTGAGAGTGAGGGATCCCTCAAAAGACAGGTCAACAGTGTCTATGAGACAACTGGCAGTTTAAAG AGGGGAGGATCTGATGGGAACCAGAAAAAGGGGAACCTTGAGGAGCTCCAGGAGAAACTCAGACTCTGCATGAAAGACTTGCAACAGGCCCATGATGA gctAGCCGAGGAGCGTATGGCCAGAGAGGGGGCCGAGTCTCGTTTGCGCCTACAAGAAGATCAGCTAGCTGAACTTCAAGAGGAGCTGAGGAGGGTTTCAGAAAACTCACCTCACTCAGACTCACTGGAGACG GATGTGATGACTCTGCAGGCAGACCTGGCCGAAGCCGCCATGTTGCGTCAGCGCCAGGACGACACACTACGCCAGCGGGAGCGGGAGCTGACGGCCCTGAAGGGGGCGctgaaggaggaggtggagtgccatgacagagagatggaggctCTGAGGGAGCAGTACAGCCAGGACATGGAGAACCTGAGAAGAACCATGGAGCAGGTCACACAG tccCAGGAGCAGATCGAAGAGGAGCGGGAGAGGGTGAATGCCTCTATACTGACCCTGGAGGAAGAGCTGGACAGCTGCAGAGATCAGGGAGAGCAGTGGAAGACGCAGCTGGAAGTGACCGCGAAGGAGCTGGACAGCACCAGAGAGGA GCTGCTGAAATCTCGTCAGGAGAAGGAGGAATTTGAGGGTGAGCTGAAGGATCTTCAGGATTCGCTGCTCgccatgaagaaaaaaatgcctGCGTCTGATGATAACAGTGCTTTAGCAGAG GAGCTTCAGCGTTGCCATGACGATCTGAAGCGGGCCCGCGCCGATCTGGACAAACAAAAGAGCGAGTTAGACGCGAAGAGCACAGCACTTCAAGCCCTGAAGAAAGCAAGTGGAGAGCGGGAGGCCGAGCTGCTGTCGGAGATCAGCGGGATGAAGGAGCAGTCGCAGAAAGACAAGGCCAAGCTGGAAAAGGCTCTCGAGAAGGCAAAGGAG TCGTCAGCTTCTTCAGGAAGGACAGCGGTGGACACCAACCTGGAGCTCCAGGAGGCAAACACTCGCCTCAGAGAGAGGCTGGCCCGCATG acGAGGCTTCACTCCAGTGTGTCCAGGAGCGCAGACACCGAGGAGGTGGTGGAAGCCCTGGAGGATGAGAACCGCTCCCTGAAGTCTCAGCTGGAGGAGGCCAAGAGAGGATCCACCCGCCTGAGCAAAGAGAGGGACGAGCTGACCCGACGCCTGGAGGAGAGGGACCTAGAGAGAGAGGCGCTACGAAGGGGCAAGAGTGACCTGGAGGAGCAGAAGAGGCTGCTGGACCGAGCTCTGGAGAAGATTAACAAAGag ATGGAGATGATGATGGGGGACTCCCGTCAGTCAGTGGCCACCCTGCAAACACAACTTGACGAGTACAGGGAGCGCTCGAGGAAGGACTTGCTGGAGGCTCAACGCAACAACAAGGACAGGCTGGCTGAGCTGCAGAGAGCTCAGAGCAACCTCAAGGCCCAGCAGGAGGAG GTTTCTCGTCTGAAGAAGGAGCTACTGGTGTGCAGCGAGGAGAGAGACAGTGCCCAGTTGGAGAGAGACCTTCTTAACAACCGTCTCAAACACTTGGAGAGCGAACTAGAAACGGAGAAGAGCACCTACACTGACCGCACCAGGGAGGTCAGGGGCCTGGAG gaTAAAATAAAGACACTGGAGATCGAGCTGGATGAGGAGAGAAGCAGCGTGGAGCTTCTGAATGACCGCATCACACGCAGCAGAGACCAG GTGGACCAGCTTCGTTCAGAGCTGATGCAGGAGCGTTCGGCGAGACATGACCTGGAGATGGACAAGAGTGCACTAGAgagacag GTGAAGGAGCTGAAGTCTCGCGTGGCGGACATGGAGGGACAGACTCGTCCCTCAGCTGGGATCACTCTGCTAGAAAACAAAATTCAGGAGTTGGAGGAGAGGCTGCGCAGTGAGGAAAG agagaaaagcagcatcCAGGCCTCTCAGAGACGAATGGAGAGGAAACTGAAGGAGCTGAACGCCACACTAGACCAGGAGAGAAACCAGCATGTTGAGCAGAGAGATCAG CTGTCTCTGCGTGTGAAGGCCTTGAAACGGCAGGTGGACGAGAGCGAGGGAGAGGTGGAGCGTCTGGAGGGGGTCCGCCGTAAGGTCCTCAGAGActtggaggagcagcaggaacTACAGGAGGCACTGCAGGCCAAAGTCACAGCGCTGGAGAATGAGCTAAA GCGGAAGGTGCAGCAAACACATCGTGCAGCCCTGGGCTCCTCAGCTTTAAGCTCTGAGGACGAGGACGGTTTCTATGACGCAAACATCACCTCCATCCTGAACGAGAGCCACCTACAGACCACCAACTGCTAG
- the cgnb gene encoding cingulin isoform X1: protein MRVVARQVGRLFIFLVARFVVPPGACKQARWFRRAPILTDRIDCLYRNQEVNMSTLSTDRKPLVDYGVQIRFIKDLHDTGGGYPEKSKGNISATPPSSKYGVAVRVQGISGQPYVVLKDGEKGDSYGVQLNTPTPSSGPPSPYNSLPKSKEPAEFTNPYGAPINTTRSPVSPAEDEDGEIFGSPLKRPPGDGQAGTQGEEEGGTGRGGQVERSTPEPQLKATASEAEKNKDRTSNEEYNEAGLKPVKINGVGAQRVKQNGVGFTGSLGRYSGKKQSTASPLESFPEPPASTDENPAPAIDTNSLAPINKLISKFNSGTPGSTPQTRGRPGARQRLRFDERRRSRSLDARKDVQPEVSLPSPTSPTLNPYAFPLSSSSNSLASSAPASGSLGRSPASVVKVTAQEAPKPSFKSPGKFVAKDTPPAVAKKPEIPPRSFSQNKEVISAEEAQAKQIVSNSLKESPSESEGSLKRQVNSVYETTGSLKRGGSDGNQKKGNLEELQEKLRLCMKDLQQAHDELAEERMAREGAESRLRLQEDQLAELQEELRRVSENSPHSDSLETDVMTLQADLAEAAMLRQRQDDTLRQRERELTALKGALKEEVECHDREMEALREQYSQDMENLRRTMEQVTQSQEQIEEERERVNASILTLEEELDSCRDQGEQWKTQLEVTAKELDSTREENGKRFSGQMLLKSRQEKEEFEGELKDLQDSLLAMKKKMPASDDNSALAEELQRCHDDLKRARADLDKQKSELDAKSTALQALKKASGEREAELLSEISGMKEQSQKDKAKLEKALEKAKESSASSGRTAVDTNLELQEANTRLRERLARMTRLHSSVSRSADTEEVVEALEDENRSLKSQLEEAKRGSTRLSKERDELTRRLEERDLEREALRRGKSDLEEQKRLLDRALEKINKEMEMMMGDSRQSVATLQTQLDEYRERSRKDLLEAQRNNKDRLAELQRAQSNLKAQQEEVSRLKKELLVCSEERDSAQLERDLLNNRLKHLESELETEKSTYTDRTREVRGLEDKIKTLEIELDEERSSVELLNDRITRSRDQVDQLRSELMQERSARHDLEMDKSALERQVKELKSRVADMEGQTRPSAGITLLENKIQELEERLRSEEREKSSIQASQRRMERKLKELNATLDQERNQHVEQRDQLSLRVKALKRQVDESEGEVERLEGVRRKVLRDLEEQQELQEALQAKVTALENELKRKVQQTHRAALGSSALSSEDEDGFYDANITSILNESHLQTTNC, encoded by the exons ACTGTCTGTACAGAAACCAGGAAGTCAACATGAGCACCCTCTCCACTGATAGGAAGCCACTTGTGGACTATGGCGTTCAGATCCGCTTCATCAAGGATCTCCATGACACAGGCGGAGGTTATCCTGAAAAATCCAAAGGAAACATCAGTGCAACTCCTCCCTCTAGTAAATACGGGGTGGCAGTGCGGGTTCAGGGGATCTCTGGGCAGCCTTATGTGGTCCTGAAAGATGGTGAGAAAGGTGACTCGTATGGCGTTCAGCTAAACACTCCGACCCCCAGCTCAGGGCCACCCTCACCCTACAACAGCCTCCCCAAAAGCAAAGAACCAGCAGAATTCACAAACCCCTACGGCGCTCCTATAAATACAACTCGCTCCCCTGTTTCTCCAGCAGAGGATGAGGATGGGGAGATTTTCGGGAGCCCTCTTAAAAGACCCCCGGGGGACGGGCAAGCAGGAACtcaaggggaggaggagggcgggACTGGCAGAGGAGGACAGGTAGAGAGGTCAACACCTGAACCCCAACTCAAAGCAACAGCCAGTGAAGCGGAGAAAAATAAAGATCGGACTAGTAATGAGGAGTATAATGAGGCAGGATTAAAACCGGTCAAAATAAACGGTGTGGGAGCCCAAAGGGTCAAACAAAACGGCGTGGGTTTTACTGGCTCTCTGGGACGATACAGTgggaaaaaacaaagtacagcGTCGCCTTTAGAGTCGTTCCCTGAGCCTCCAGCGTCAACTGATGAAAATCCTGCCCCAGCAATCGACACCAACTCCCTGGCTCCCATCAACAAGCTCATCAGCAAGTTCAACAGCGGAACGCCGGGCAGCACCCCGCAGACCAGAGGCCGCCCGGGAGCGAGGCAGCGGCTCAGGTTTGACGAACGCAGGAGGTCCAGAAGTCTTGATGCCCGAAAAGATGTTCAGCCTGAGGTTTCCCTTCCCTCTCCTACCTCTCCGACTCTGAATCCCTACGCCTTTCCTCTGTCTTCTTCCTCTAATTCGTTGGCATCATCTGCCCCAGCGAGCGGTAGCCTGGGAAGGAGCCCTGCATCTGTTGTCAAGGTGACGGCACAAGAGGCCCCCAAGCCGAGCTTTAAGTCACCAGGGAAGTTTGTTGCCAAGGACACCCCTCCAGCTGTGGCAAAAAAGCCA GAGATACCTCCGAGGAGTTTCAGTCAAAACAAAGAGGTTATCAGTGCGGAGGAAGCTCAAGCTAAGCAAATTGTTTCCAACTCCCTCAAAGAGAG CCCCAGTGAGAGTGAGGGATCCCTCAAAAGACAGGTCAACAGTGTCTATGAGACAACTGGCAGTTTAAAG AGGGGAGGATCTGATGGGAACCAGAAAAAGGGGAACCTTGAGGAGCTCCAGGAGAAACTCAGACTCTGCATGAAAGACTTGCAACAGGCCCATGATGA gctAGCCGAGGAGCGTATGGCCAGAGAGGGGGCCGAGTCTCGTTTGCGCCTACAAGAAGATCAGCTAGCTGAACTTCAAGAGGAGCTGAGGAGGGTTTCAGAAAACTCACCTCACTCAGACTCACTGGAGACG GATGTGATGACTCTGCAGGCAGACCTGGCCGAAGCCGCCATGTTGCGTCAGCGCCAGGACGACACACTACGCCAGCGGGAGCGGGAGCTGACGGCCCTGAAGGGGGCGctgaaggaggaggtggagtgccatgacagagagatggaggctCTGAGGGAGCAGTACAGCCAGGACATGGAGAACCTGAGAAGAACCATGGAGCAGGTCACACAG tccCAGGAGCAGATCGAAGAGGAGCGGGAGAGGGTGAATGCCTCTATACTGACCCTGGAGGAAGAGCTGGACAGCTGCAGAGATCAGGGAGAGCAGTGGAAGACGCAGCTGGAAGTGACCGCGAAGGAGCTGGACAGCACCAGAGAGGA GAACGGGAAGCGCTTCAGCGGTcaaat GCTGCTGAAATCTCGTCAGGAGAAGGAGGAATTTGAGGGTGAGCTGAAGGATCTTCAGGATTCGCTGCTCgccatgaagaaaaaaatgcctGCGTCTGATGATAACAGTGCTTTAGCAGAG GAGCTTCAGCGTTGCCATGACGATCTGAAGCGGGCCCGCGCCGATCTGGACAAACAAAAGAGCGAGTTAGACGCGAAGAGCACAGCACTTCAAGCCCTGAAGAAAGCAAGTGGAGAGCGGGAGGCCGAGCTGCTGTCGGAGATCAGCGGGATGAAGGAGCAGTCGCAGAAAGACAAGGCCAAGCTGGAAAAGGCTCTCGAGAAGGCAAAGGAG TCGTCAGCTTCTTCAGGAAGGACAGCGGTGGACACCAACCTGGAGCTCCAGGAGGCAAACACTCGCCTCAGAGAGAGGCTGGCCCGCATG acGAGGCTTCACTCCAGTGTGTCCAGGAGCGCAGACACCGAGGAGGTGGTGGAAGCCCTGGAGGATGAGAACCGCTCCCTGAAGTCTCAGCTGGAGGAGGCCAAGAGAGGATCCACCCGCCTGAGCAAAGAGAGGGACGAGCTGACCCGACGCCTGGAGGAGAGGGACCTAGAGAGAGAGGCGCTACGAAGGGGCAAGAGTGACCTGGAGGAGCAGAAGAGGCTGCTGGACCGAGCTCTGGAGAAGATTAACAAAGag ATGGAGATGATGATGGGGGACTCCCGTCAGTCAGTGGCCACCCTGCAAACACAACTTGACGAGTACAGGGAGCGCTCGAGGAAGGACTTGCTGGAGGCTCAACGCAACAACAAGGACAGGCTGGCTGAGCTGCAGAGAGCTCAGAGCAACCTCAAGGCCCAGCAGGAGGAG GTTTCTCGTCTGAAGAAGGAGCTACTGGTGTGCAGCGAGGAGAGAGACAGTGCCCAGTTGGAGAGAGACCTTCTTAACAACCGTCTCAAACACTTGGAGAGCGAACTAGAAACGGAGAAGAGCACCTACACTGACCGCACCAGGGAGGTCAGGGGCCTGGAG gaTAAAATAAAGACACTGGAGATCGAGCTGGATGAGGAGAGAAGCAGCGTGGAGCTTCTGAATGACCGCATCACACGCAGCAGAGACCAG GTGGACCAGCTTCGTTCAGAGCTGATGCAGGAGCGTTCGGCGAGACATGACCTGGAGATGGACAAGAGTGCACTAGAgagacag GTGAAGGAGCTGAAGTCTCGCGTGGCGGACATGGAGGGACAGACTCGTCCCTCAGCTGGGATCACTCTGCTAGAAAACAAAATTCAGGAGTTGGAGGAGAGGCTGCGCAGTGAGGAAAG agagaaaagcagcatcCAGGCCTCTCAGAGACGAATGGAGAGGAAACTGAAGGAGCTGAACGCCACACTAGACCAGGAGAGAAACCAGCATGTTGAGCAGAGAGATCAG CTGTCTCTGCGTGTGAAGGCCTTGAAACGGCAGGTGGACGAGAGCGAGGGAGAGGTGGAGCGTCTGGAGGGGGTCCGCCGTAAGGTCCTCAGAGActtggaggagcagcaggaacTACAGGAGGCACTGCAGGCCAAAGTCACAGCGCTGGAGAATGAGCTAAA GCGGAAGGTGCAGCAAACACATCGTGCAGCCCTGGGCTCCTCAGCTTTAAGCTCTGAGGACGAGGACGGTTTCTATGACGCAAACATCACCTCCATCCTGAACGAGAGCCACCTACAGACCACCAACTGCTAG